A single Myxococcales bacterium DNA region contains:
- a CDS encoding TraR/DksA C4-type zinc finger protein, whose translation MVCGLFAPAPPASFFSIRGHDVSISSTAAAPAKALTKKELAKFKELLEDKRRAVVERARQTLTENMTLDPSDLPDEMDLASAEYTQSFEFRLRGRDKFLLAKLDLAIKKIDDGTFGNCDSCDEPIGKKRLEARPETNMCIRCKEDQEREERTMG comes from the coding sequence ATGGTATGCGGCCTTTTCGCGCCGGCCCCGCCGGCCAGTTTCTTCAGCATCAGGGGGCACGACGTGTCGATCAGCAGCACAGCCGCCGCACCGGCCAAAGCGCTCACCAAGAAGGAGCTCGCGAAGTTCAAGGAGCTGCTCGAGGACAAGCGCCGCGCCGTCGTCGAGCGGGCGCGTCAGACCCTGACCGAGAACATGACGCTGGATCCGAGCGACCTGCCCGACGAGATGGACCTGGCCTCGGCCGAGTACACCCAGTCGTTCGAGTTCCGGCTCCGCGGCCGCGACAAGTTCTTGCTCGCGAAGCTCGACCTCGCGATCAAGAAGATCGACGACGGGACGTTCGGCAACTGCGACTCGTGCGACGAGCCGATCGGCAAGAAGCGGCTCGAGGCGCGGCCCGAGACCAACATGTGCATCCGCTGCAAGGAAGACCAGGAGCGCGAAGAGCGCACGATGGGGTGA
- a CDS encoding alpha/beta hydrolase codes for MWRYLRPALAPRRVLHGHYRGHGRSQAPRHPERVEIEDLADDAAAVLDDAEVGSAVWIGHSMGVQVALEAWRRHRDRVAALVLVCGAPGHPLRTFHGADTLEHLLPTIERWVLKVPGIVNALTRRLLPTRLALEVAGRLEINRDLVEPEDFMPYLEGMARMDVRTFIAMLAAAGRHTTEDFLDDIDVPVLVVAGARDGFTPAARSEDMIARIPACEGLVIEDGSHTAPIERPERVNEAITSFMERHVGAPNA; via the coding sequence GTGTGGCGCTACCTGCGTCCCGCGCTGGCGCCGCGTCGGGTCCTCCATGGCCACTACCGCGGCCACGGCCGGTCCCAGGCGCCTCGTCACCCCGAAAGGGTGGAGATCGAGGACCTGGCTGACGACGCCGCGGCCGTGCTCGATGACGCCGAGGTAGGCAGCGCGGTCTGGATCGGCCACTCGATGGGGGTCCAGGTGGCCCTGGAGGCGTGGCGACGCCACCGCGACCGAGTGGCCGCGCTGGTGCTGGTCTGCGGCGCCCCCGGCCACCCGCTGCGGACGTTCCATGGCGCGGACACCCTCGAGCACTTGCTGCCGACCATCGAGCGCTGGGTCTTGAAGGTGCCCGGGATCGTCAACGCGCTCACCCGACGCCTGCTACCCACCCGCCTGGCCCTGGAGGTAGCCGGGCGGCTCGAGATCAACCGGGACCTGGTCGAGCCCGAGGACTTCATGCCCTACCTCGAGGGCATGGCCCGGATGGACGTGCGGACGTTCATCGCGATGCTGGCCGCCGCCGGGCGCCACACGACCGAGGACTTCCTCGACGACATCGACGTCCCGGTCCTGGTCGTGGCTGGGGCGCGAGATGGCTTCACCCCAGCGGCCCGGAGCGAGGACATGATCGCCCGGATCCCGGCGTGCGAGGGCCTGGTGATCGAGGATGGTTCGCACACCGCGCCGATCGAGCGACCCGAGCGGGTGAACGAGGCGATCACCTCGTTCATGGAGCGTCATGTCGGGGCCCCGAACGCCTGA
- a CDS encoding PilZ domain-containing protein → MASLPQPQRAFPRHAIDAEIALSSGGQVVARGRTRNLSRGGLCAVVGSDVSRGAVVDVAISLVFSADGVSEPLTLSARVVWCTGFTDAAQIGLSFLALDQTQAGYLDLFIRFLTEADPDQDESADSPFDR, encoded by the coding sequence GTGGCCTCGCTCCCCCAGCCCCAGCGCGCGTTCCCGCGCCACGCCATCGATGCGGAGATCGCGCTGTCGAGCGGCGGGCAGGTCGTGGCGCGCGGTCGGACCCGGAACCTGTCGCGGGGCGGGCTGTGCGCCGTGGTCGGCAGCGACGTCAGCCGGGGCGCCGTCGTCGACGTGGCGATCTCGCTGGTGTTCTCGGCCGACGGCGTCTCGGAGCCGCTGACGCTGTCGGCCCGGGTGGTGTGGTGCACCGGCTTCACCGACGCGGCGCAGATCGGCCTGTCGTTCCTGGCCCTCGACCAGACCCAGGCCGGCTACCTCGACCTGTTCATCCGCTTCCTCACCGAGGCCGATCCGGATCAGGACGAGAGCGCCGACAGCCCGTTCGACCGCTGA
- a CDS encoding cytochrome b N-terminal domain-containing protein, with the protein MLTNLRTWLDERVGYRATLAEWRQPVAGGASLAHTLGFALAILVVLQAISGTLLALYYSPSTSSAWASVAYVEDQVTLGAFVRGVHRWGMSAVVIVAGLQLAVTAVRGGYRRPREVQWWIGLLLLGVFVGYSVSGFVLRWDQYGYWATKVELGYLDDAPGPGRKVTEALQGGNDFGNLTLTRFYALHVLVLPIATLLLGWAYRAQGKRHGAVPAGGAATPAWPYQSLRNWIVAAVAVAALVAWTIHAGGAGLDGPADPTAAYDARPQWYFRPVFALVNMFGSLRTFIALGLPAVALGALAALPFIDGKPGRPRRHAAVLTLLGLGLVGAIVAGQRSYAADAANDDLQRRQAAAAIEARRARALAKEHGVPAPGGLAVYTTPRFYQARTLWVAECASCHEGDDRKAPLLEAGHGGRAYLRRFLLDPSAPEHFGLSPKIANDENAMPKSENTPEELDALVELIYAETGATDVDAAKVALGQPLFDDGPCADCHARTGTDASSGPNLTGYGSRRYWEAILRDAGSPHLFGKLDDMPAYDDDLEPNQLRALADYLVWLRTATPAEVAAIAKGVGGAP; encoded by the coding sequence ATGCTGACCAACCTCCGCACCTGGCTCGACGAGCGCGTCGGCTACCGCGCGACCCTGGCCGAGTGGCGCCAGCCGGTCGCCGGCGGCGCGTCGCTCGCGCACACGCTCGGCTTCGCGCTGGCGATCCTGGTCGTGCTGCAGGCGATCTCGGGCACGCTCCTGGCGCTCTACTACAGCCCGTCGACGTCGTCGGCGTGGGCCTCGGTCGCGTACGTCGAGGACCAGGTCACGCTCGGCGCGTTCGTGCGCGGCGTCCACCGCTGGGGCATGTCGGCGGTGGTGATCGTCGCCGGGCTCCAGCTCGCGGTGACCGCGGTCCGCGGCGGCTACCGGCGGCCGCGCGAGGTGCAGTGGTGGATCGGGCTGCTCTTGCTCGGCGTGTTCGTCGGCTACTCGGTGTCGGGCTTCGTCCTGCGCTGGGATCAGTACGGCTACTGGGCGACCAAGGTCGAGCTGGGCTACCTCGACGACGCGCCCGGCCCGGGCCGCAAGGTCACCGAGGCGCTCCAGGGCGGCAACGACTTCGGCAACCTGACCTTGACCCGCTTCTACGCGCTCCACGTGCTGGTGCTGCCCATCGCGACGCTGCTGCTCGGGTGGGCCTACCGCGCGCAGGGCAAGCGCCACGGCGCCGTGCCCGCGGGCGGCGCGGCGACGCCGGCGTGGCCGTACCAGAGCCTGCGCAACTGGATCGTGGCCGCGGTCGCGGTCGCCGCGCTGGTGGCGTGGACGATCCACGCCGGCGGCGCCGGGCTCGACGGACCGGCCGATCCGACCGCGGCCTACGACGCGCGCCCGCAGTGGTACTTCCGCCCGGTGTTCGCGCTGGTGAACATGTTCGGCTCGCTGCGCACGTTCATCGCGCTGGGCCTGCCGGCGGTGGCCCTGGGCGCGCTCGCGGCGCTGCCGTTCATCGACGGCAAGCCCGGGCGGCCGCGCCGGCACGCCGCGGTGCTGACCCTGCTCGGCCTGGGCCTGGTCGGCGCCATCGTAGCCGGGCAGCGCTCGTACGCCGCCGACGCGGCCAACGACGATCTGCAGCGGCGCCAGGCCGCCGCGGCGATCGAGGCCCGGCGGGCCCGCGCCCTCGCCAAGGAGCACGGCGTCCCGGCCCCCGGCGGGCTCGCGGTCTACACCACGCCGCGGTTCTACCAGGCGCGGACCCTGTGGGTGGCCGAGTGCGCGAGCTGCCACGAGGGAGACGACCGCAAGGCGCCGCTGCTCGAGGCCGGCCACGGCGGCCGGGCGTACCTGCGCCGGTTCCTGCTCGACCCGTCGGCGCCCGAGCACTTCGGCCTCTCGCCCAAGATCGCCAACGATGAGAACGCGATGCCCAAGTCCGAGAACACGCCCGAGGAGCTCGACGCGCTGGTCGAGCTGATCTACGCCGAGACCGGCGCGACCGACGTCGACGCCGCCAAGGTCGCGCTCGGCCAGCCGCTGTTCGACGACGGCCCCTGCGCCGACTGCCACGCCCGGACCGGCACCGACGCCTCGTCGGGCCCCAACCTGACGGGCTACGGCAGCCGCCGCTACTGGGAGGCCATCCTCCGCGACGCCGGGTCGCCGCACCTGTTCGGCAAGCTCGACGACATGCCCGCGTACGACGACGACCTCGAGCCCAACCAGCTCCGGGCCCTGGCCGACTACCTGGTCTGGCTGCGCACGGCCACGCCCGCCGAGGTCGCGGCGATCGCCAAAGGTGTCGGCGGCGCACCGTAA
- a CDS encoding Rieske 2Fe-2S domain-containing protein codes for MSEDVPGGAPPSDGGGAPPPSDGDGTRRRFLQFATCAVGGGLGAAVLIPAARLIAHPIGRAVVSSATTPIDAIAVDQVGAEPVRVPLVAATVRDAYASTANVVLGAAFLRRGADGTIRALSSVCPHKGCTIGFAAATHRFECPCHSATFDLDGNRLSGPAERGLDPLPVTVERGRVKVTWVRFRAGGRDRTKA; via the coding sequence GTGAGCGAAGATGTACCCGGTGGCGCGCCACCCTCCGATGGCGGTGGTGCGCCGCCACCCTCCGACGGCGACGGCACGCGCCGGCGCTTCCTGCAGTTCGCGACCTGCGCGGTCGGCGGCGGCCTCGGCGCCGCCGTGCTGATCCCGGCGGCGCGCCTGATCGCTCACCCGATCGGCCGCGCGGTGGTGTCGTCAGCGACGACGCCGATCGACGCGATCGCCGTCGATCAGGTCGGGGCCGAGCCGGTGCGGGTGCCGCTGGTGGCGGCGACCGTGCGCGACGCCTACGCGTCGACCGCCAACGTGGTCCTCGGCGCCGCCTTTCTGCGCCGCGGCGCCGACGGGACGATCCGCGCGCTGTCGTCGGTGTGCCCGCACAAGGGCTGCACGATCGGCTTCGCCGCCGCGACCCACCGCTTCGAGTGCCCGTGCCACAGCGCGACGTTCGACCTCGATGGCAACCGGCTGTCGGGGCCGGCCGAGCGCGGGCTCGATCCGCTGCCGGTCACGGTCGAGCGCGGGCGCGTCAAGGTCACCTGGGTGCGGTTCCGAGCCGGCGGTCGCGACCGCACGAAGGCGTGA